The following coding sequences lie in one Myxococcus xanthus genomic window:
- a CDS encoding YqiA/YcfP family alpha/beta fold hydrolase, whose translation MSTSTTSPSAVGPRWLYLHGFASGPDSKKGVAVARHYEDQGIPVERLNLRVPSLEQLRLSAMLDTVLAAMGGPEERVVLIGSSLGGLTAARVAEQDARVCALVLLAPAFRVVPQLRRRMGDAAWRHWQTSGWIETDDFVTQQKARIHSGFIADAEAVDARTGGWPDVRVPTLIIHGRQDDTCDVQNSRQWAEGKRHVRLVEVDDGHELTASLPRILEETEVFLQPWGARGPRAHSSMP comes from the coding sequence ATGAGCACTTCGACGACATCGCCTTCCGCCGTGGGTCCTCGCTGGCTGTACCTGCACGGCTTCGCCTCGGGTCCGGATTCGAAGAAGGGAGTGGCCGTGGCCCGGCACTACGAGGACCAGGGCATTCCGGTGGAGCGGTTGAACCTCCGCGTCCCCTCCCTGGAGCAGCTGCGCCTGAGCGCCATGCTGGACACGGTGCTGGCCGCGATGGGCGGGCCCGAGGAGCGGGTGGTGCTCATCGGCTCCAGCCTGGGAGGCCTCACGGCGGCCCGGGTGGCTGAGCAGGACGCCCGCGTGTGTGCGCTGGTGCTGCTAGCACCCGCCTTCCGCGTCGTCCCGCAGCTGCGCCGGAGAATGGGAGACGCGGCGTGGCGGCATTGGCAGACGTCGGGCTGGATTGAGACGGACGACTTCGTGACGCAGCAGAAGGCGCGCATCCATTCGGGCTTCATCGCCGACGCGGAGGCAGTGGACGCCCGCACCGGTGGCTGGCCCGACGTGCGCGTCCCGACGCTCATCATCCACGGCCGTCAGGATGACACCTGTGACGTCCAGAACTCGCGCCAGTGGGCGGAGGGCAAGCGCCACGTCCGGCTGGTGGAGGTGGACGATGGACACGAGCTCACCGCGTCACTGCCGCGGATCCTGGAGGAGACGGAGGTGTTCCTCCAGCCCTGGGGCGCCCGGGGTCCTCGCGCTCACAGTTCGATGCCGTAA